The Halarchaeum grantii nucleotide sequence AGCAGACGGCGAGAAACGAGAGAACGGGGAAACGGGAGAACGGGAAGGAAACCGGCTGCGCGAGGAGTCAGTCCGCGGACTCGGCCGCCGACTCGGCCTCCGCGGCCGCCGCGCGCTCCTCCTCTTCCTTCTTGTTCTTCACCTTCTTCATGCGGAAGATCTCCTCGCGCTCCTGCTCCTCGAGCTTCTGCTCGATGTAGTCCTGCGAGTCGTAGAGGTCCGGCAGGACCGTGAACTCGAGGGCGTTCACGCGGCGCTTCGTGCTCTCGATCTCGTCGAGGAGCTTCTTCATCGCCGTCTCGACCTCGGCGGCGAGCACGATGGTTTCGAGGAGCTCCTCGTAGGCCTCGGCGGCCTCGTCGATGCGGGAGCTCGTGCCGATGACGCCGTAGCCACGCTGATCGAGGCTCTTCTGGACGCGCGAGGCCTCGATCTGCGGGACGACGACGCCCATGATGTTGTGCGACTCCACCGTTATCTCCGGGTGGTCCTTCAGCGCCGCCGCCGCGCCGCGTACCGCGACGTCGCCCTCCATCGCGCGCGCCATGTTGATGGTGCGCTGGGCGTCCTCGTAGTCCTGCTCGAGGTCCGCGCGGACGTCCTGCGCCTGATCGAGGATGTCCATGAACTCCATGATGAGGCCGTCACGCTTCTGCTCGAGCGTGTCGTGGCCCCGCTCGGAGAGGTCGATGCGGTCCTCGATCTCCATCAGGTTCTTCCGCGTCGGCTTGACGTCCTCGGCCATCGTTCGTTAGGCCTCCGCTTCCTCGGTATCGCCGCCCTCGGCCTCCTCGGCGTCGGACGGCTCGTCGCCGTAGTACTCCTCGATGTGCTCCTCGTCGATCCGCGAGAGCTCCGTCTTCGGGAGGATGGAGAGGACGTCCCACGCCTGATCGAGCGTCTCCTCGATGGTGCGGTCCGTGTGGAAGCCCTGGTCGACGAACTCCTGCTCGAAGGCCTCAGCGAAGTCGAGGACCTTGTTGTCGCGCTCGTCGAGCGCTTCGCGCCCGACGATGTTCACGAGGTCGCGCAGGTCCTTCCCCTCCGCGTAGGACGCGAAGAGCTGGTCGGAGACCCCGGAGTGGTCGGCGCGGGTGATGCCCTCGCCGATGCCGTCGTCCATCAGACGCGAGAGCGACGGCAGCACGTCGATCGGCGGCTCGACGCCCTGACTGTTCAGCTCGCGGCCGAGCATGATCTGACCCTCCGTGATGTACCCCGTGAGGTCGGGGATCGGGTGGGTGTCGTCGTCGCCCGGCATCGTCAGGATCGGGATCTGCGTCACGGAGCCGTCCTCGCCCTCGAGGCGCCCGGCGCGCTCGTAGAGCTGGGCGAGGTCCGTGTACATGTAGCCCGGGTAGCCACGGCGGCCCGGGACCTCCTCGCGCGCCGCGCCGATCTCGCGCAGCGCCTCACAGTAGTTCGTCATGTCCGTGAGGATCGTGAGGACGTGGTAGTCCTTCTCGAACGCGAGGTACTCGGCGGTCGTCAGCGCCATGCGCGGCGTGACCGTCCGCTCGACGGCGGGGTCGTCCGCGAGGTTCAGGAAGACGACGCTGCGCTCGAGCGCGCCCGTGCGCTCGAAGTCGTCCATGAACTCGTTGGCCTCCTCCTGCGTGATGCCCATGCCGGCGAAGACGACGGCGAACTCCGTCTCCTCGCCCTCCTCGGCGACGTCCTCCGGGACGGTCGCCTGGCGAGCGATCTGGAGTGCGAGATCGCTGTGCGGGAGCCCCGACGCGCTGAAGATCGGAAGCTTCTGCCCGCGCACGAGCGTGTTCATCCCGTCGATGGCGGAGATACCCGTCTGGATGAACTCCTCGGGGTACTCGCGGGCGTTCGGGTTGATCGCCGCGCCGACGATGTTGCGGCGCTCGTCCGGGACGATGTCCGGGCCGCCGTCGATGGGGTTGCCGGAGCCGTCGAGGACGCGCCCGAGGAGATCCTCGGTGACCGGGAGCTTGAGCGTCTCGCCGAGGAAGCGGACGGAGGCGTCCCGCCCGATACCCTCGGTGCCCTCGAAGACCTGAATCGCGACGAACTCTTCTGCGGTCTCGAGAACCTGACCGCGCTTGACCTCCCCGCTCGGCGTCTCGATCTCGACGATCTCGTCGTAGCCGATGGGTTCGTCGGTCTCGACGTACACCAGCGGACCGCTGACTTCCGTGATTGTCTGGTACTCTTTCATTAGTAGAGGGCCTGGAGCTGTTCCGTGATCTCTGCTTCGAGTTCCTCGACGTACTCCTCGTAGTCCTCCTGCGTCGCGATCCGGTTGAGCCGGGGCGCGGCGTCGATGGACGTGATCTCTTCGACGGGCGCACCCGCCTCGAGAGCGGCGAACGCCTCGTCGTTGTAGGTGTGGATCGCCGTGAGGATCTCGTAGGTCTTCTCCGGCGGCGAGAAGGTGTCCACGTCGTGGAAGGCGTCCTGCTGGAGGAACGCCTCGCGCAGGTAGCGCGCGACGTCGAGCGTGAGCTGCTGGTCGTCCGGCAGGGCGTCGCGCCCGACGAGCTGGACGATTTCCTGCAGTTCGTCCTCCTCGTCGAGGACGTCGACCGCCCACTGGCGCTCCTCCGGCCAGTCGCCCGCGACGTTGTCTTCGAACCACGGGTCGAGCTGGTCCTTGTAGAGCGAGTAGGACTCCGTCCAGTTGATCGACGGGAAGTGCCGGGACTCCGCGAGGTCCGCGTCGAGCGCCCAGAACGTCTTCACGATACGGAGCGTGTTCTGCGTGACCGGCTCGGAGAAGTCACCGCCCGGCGGGCTGACCGCGCCCACGACGGAGACCGACCCCTCGTTCCCGCTCAGCGTCTCGAAGCGACCCGCGCGCTCGTAGAACTGCGCGAGGCGCGCCGCGAGATACGCGGGGTACCCCTCCTCGCCGGGCATCTCCTCGAGACGCGAGGAGATCTCGCGCATCGCCTCCGCCCACCGCGAGGTGGAGTCGGCCATCAGCGCGACGTCGTAGCCCATGTCGCGGTAGAACTCCGCGATGGTGATACCCGTGTAGATGCAGGACTCGCGGGCCGCGACCGGCATGTTCGAGGTGTTCGCGATGAGCGTCGTCCGCGCCATCAGCGGGTTGCCGGACTTCGGGTCCGTGAGGTCGGGGAAGTCCTCGATGACCTCCGTCATCTCGTTCCCGCGCTCGCCACAGCCGATGTAGACGACGATGTCCGCGTCACTCCACTTCGCGAGCTGCTGCTGGGTGACGGTCTTCCCGGAACCGAACGGACCCGGGATGGCGGCCGTCCCGCCCTTCGCGATGGGGAAGAGGCCGTCCTGCACGCGCTGGCCGGTGATGAGGGGCTCGGTCGGCGTGAACTTCTCCTCGGAGGGACGGGCCTGTCGGACCGGCCACTCCTGGTGCATCGTCACTTCCTCGCCGTTGTCGAGGACGACGATCGGCTCGGTGACGACGTGCTCGCCGCCGTTGACCTCGACGACCTCGCCGCCCTCGAAGGTCGGGGGGACGAGGACCTTGTGCTCGATGCTGACCGTCTCGGGAACGGTCCCGACCTGGTCGCCGGGTTCGACGACGTCGCCCTCGGAGACCGTCGGGGAGAAGTCCCACGACTTCTCGAGGTCGATACCGGGGGCGTCGACCCCACGGTCGAGGAACGCGCCCATCTCGTCCTCGAGGACGTCGAGCGGGCGCTGGACGCCGTCGTAGATGGTGTCCAGCACGCCCGGACCGAGGTCGACGGTCAGGGGTTCGCCGGTGTTCTCGACGGGCTCACCCGGGGAGACGCCGGACGTCTCCTCGTAGACCTGGATCGTCGTCGTGTCGCCCTCTATCTCGATGACCTCGCCCATCAGCCCTTCGTCGCCGACGTAGACGACGTCGTTCATCTGGGCGTTGAGGCCCGTGGCGGTCACGACCGGACCGCTCACGCTCGCGATTTCGCCGGAGTCTGTTACGGTGTCTGTCTGACTCATTCGTTCTCACCTTCGTCTTGCGCCATCAGGTCGATACCGATGGCGCGCTTGATCTGGTCGCGCATCCCGCTGCTCCCGCCGGCGCCGCCACCGATGGTGACGACGGTCGGCTCGACGCTCGTCTCCACGCGCTCCCGGACGGTCCGCGAGAGGTAGTCGAGGTCGTCGGCGTGCATCACGATGATGCCGACGTCCTCCGTGGCGAAGACGTCCTCGACGGCGTCGTCGAGCGCCTCGCCCTTCTCCTCCTCGGGAACGTTCCGGAACTCGCGGACGCCCGCGAGTCGGAAGCCCGTCGTGAACTCGGCAGTGCCGACGACGGCGATCTCCTGACTCATAGCATCACCAGTTCCCGTTCGATCTCCTCTTGGCTCAGCCCGACCTCCCGACCGCGCGCGATCGCGCGGATGTTGTCGACCTCCCGCTCCTTCGCGAGAACGAACGCGAGGACGGGACAGACCGACAGCGGGAAGACGTGCGAGAGATGGTCGGCGTAGCCGAGGAGCGCGGCGTCGAGCGCGTGCTCGAAGCCGATGAGCGACTCGGTGGACTCGAGCGTTTCGA carries:
- a CDS encoding V-type ATP synthase subunit D; amino-acid sequence: MAEDVKPTRKNLMEIEDRIDLSERGHDTLEQKRDGLIMEFMDILDQAQDVRADLEQDYEDAQRTINMARAMEGDVAVRGAAAALKDHPEITVESHNIMGVVVPQIEASRVQKSLDQRGYGVIGTSSRIDEAAEAYEELLETIVLAAEVETAMKKLLDEIESTKRRVNALEFTVLPDLYDSQDYIEQKLEEQEREEIFRMKKVKNKKEEEERAAAAEAESAAESAD
- a CDS encoding V-type ATP synthase subunit B gives rise to the protein MKEYQTITEVSGPLVYVETDEPIGYDEIVEIETPSGEVKRGQVLETAEEFVAIQVFEGTEGIGRDASVRFLGETLKLPVTEDLLGRVLDGSGNPIDGGPDIVPDERRNIVGAAINPNAREYPEEFIQTGISAIDGMNTLVRGQKLPIFSASGLPHSDLALQIARQATVPEDVAEEGEETEFAVVFAGMGITQEEANEFMDDFERTGALERSVVFLNLADDPAVERTVTPRMALTTAEYLAFEKDYHVLTILTDMTNYCEALREIGAAREEVPGRRGYPGYMYTDLAQLYERAGRLEGEDGSVTQIPILTMPGDDDTHPIPDLTGYITEGQIMLGRELNSQGVEPPIDVLPSLSRLMDDGIGEGITRADHSGVSDQLFASYAEGKDLRDLVNIVGREALDERDNKVLDFAEAFEQEFVDQGFHTDRTIEETLDQAWDVLSILPKTELSRIDEEHIEEYYGDEPSDAEEAEGGDTEEAEA
- a CDS encoding ATP synthase subunit A; this translates as MSQTDTVTDSGEIASVSGPVVTATGLNAQMNDVVYVGDEGLMGEVIEIEGDTTTIQVYEETSGVSPGEPVENTGEPLTVDLGPGVLDTIYDGVQRPLDVLEDEMGAFLDRGVDAPGIDLEKSWDFSPTVSEGDVVEPGDQVGTVPETVSIEHKVLVPPTFEGGEVVEVNGGEHVVTEPIVVLDNGEEVTMHQEWPVRQARPSEEKFTPTEPLITGQRVQDGLFPIAKGGTAAIPGPFGSGKTVTQQQLAKWSDADIVVYIGCGERGNEMTEVIEDFPDLTDPKSGNPLMARTTLIANTSNMPVAARESCIYTGITIAEFYRDMGYDVALMADSTSRWAEAMREISSRLEEMPGEEGYPAYLAARLAQFYERAGRFETLSGNEGSVSVVGAVSPPGGDFSEPVTQNTLRIVKTFWALDADLAESRHFPSINWTESYSLYKDQLDPWFEDNVAGDWPEERQWAVDVLDEEDELQEIVQLVGRDALPDDQQLTLDVARYLREAFLQQDAFHDVDTFSPPEKTYEILTAIHTYNDEAFAALEAGAPVEEITSIDAAPRLNRIATQEDYEEYVEELEAEITEQLQALY
- a CDS encoding V-type ATP synthase subunit F; the protein is MSQEIAVVGTAEFTTGFRLAGVREFRNVPEEEKGEALDDAVEDVFATEDVGIIVMHADDLDYLSRTVRERVETSVEPTVVTIGGGAGGSSGMRDQIKRAIGIDLMAQDEGENE